In a single window of the Balneolaceae bacterium genome:
- a CDS encoding PH domain-containing protein, with protein MTNQARILATAEFNPDIKKYLLVFSILVSTATIAGILLIPFILVIAPILIRKYFDRLSCELTTRALRFEKGFIFHIERTIPLDKIQDLTFKEGPLLRAFGLSILKVETAGNTGQGTSDLTLIGIVDAAAFRQMVLEQRDVVTDNSLSAANSDSVEQGETAALLRDIRDTLGRIEKKI; from the coding sequence ATGACCAACCAAGCGCGAATCCTCGCCACCGCCGAATTCAACCCGGATATCAAAAAATACCTGCTCGTATTCAGTATCCTGGTCAGCACAGCCACCATTGCGGGTATCTTGCTCATCCCTTTCATTCTGGTGATCGCCCCCATCCTTATCCGCAAATACTTTGACCGCCTGAGCTGCGAGCTGACCACGCGCGCCCTGCGTTTCGAAAAAGGATTTATATTTCACATCGAACGAACCATACCGCTGGACAAAATTCAGGATCTTACCTTCAAGGAGGGGCCTCTGCTGCGCGCCTTTGGCCTGAGCATCCTGAAGGTGGAGACGGCGGGCAACACCGGCCAGGGGACCAGCGACCTGACGCTCATCGGCATCGTGGATGCGGCCGCCTTCCGCCAGATGGTACTTGAGCAGCGCGATGTGGTGACCGACAACTCCCTGTCCGCCGCGAACTCCGACAGTGTGGAACAGGGAGAGACGGCCGCCCTGCTGCGCGACATACGCGATACGCTGGGGCGCATCGAGAAGAAGATTTGA
- a CDS encoding sodium-dependent transporter, with amino-acid sequence MASTSNSSSGQFFSSKLGLILSVLGIAVGTGNIWRFPRIVAQNGGQEGAGAFLLAWICCLFLFSIPLIIAEYGIGRHGRKGVIGSFVKLVGEKFAWMGAFIGFVATAIMFYYSVIAGWCLYYLIQSVAADLPSSVAQAESVWYGFQGSALPSVFHALMMGAGGFIVVKGISSIERINKVLIPSLLLVVVISLVRAVTLPGSYEGIAYLFTPDWSTLSQPTIWIEALTQNAWDTGAAWGLILTYAAYMRSKDDVTISAFQTGIGNNIVSLLAAVTIFSTVFGILGSGMSSSEVLGIMQDSGPAGTGLTFMWMPQLFAEMPGGPIFAILFFLGLTFAAFSSLISMIELASRVFVDMGVTRTKAVAGICVAGFLLGMPSALSTDFLANQDFVWGVGLLISGAFMSFAIIRYGPSKFRSEIVNIEESNHTLGPWWEIVIKYVVPVEVVTLLAWWIYQSAATDAWFNPLSPFSLATVLLQWGVAMGLLYFYNRRLAGKTREEFSAGE; translated from the coding sequence ATGGCATCCACCTCCAACTCCTCTTCCGGACAGTTTTTTTCCTCCAAACTGGGACTCATCCTGAGTGTGCTGGGCATCGCCGTAGGCACGGGCAACATCTGGCGCTTCCCGCGCATCGTAGCCCAGAACGGGGGACAGGAGGGTGCCGGGGCCTTCCTGCTGGCCTGGATCTGCTGCCTTTTCCTTTTCTCCATCCCGCTCATCATCGCCGAATACGGCATCGGCCGCCACGGGCGCAAGGGGGTGATCGGCTCCTTCGTGAAGCTGGTGGGTGAGAAATTCGCCTGGATGGGCGCTTTCATCGGCTTCGTGGCCACAGCCATCATGTTCTACTACAGCGTCATCGCCGGCTGGTGCCTCTATTACCTGATCCAGTCGGTGGCCGCCGATCTCCCCTCCAGCGTCGCGCAGGCCGAATCGGTGTGGTACGGCTTTCAGGGTTCGGCCCTGCCTTCGGTCTTCCACGCCCTGATGATGGGCGCCGGCGGCTTCATCGTAGTCAAGGGCATCTCCTCCATCGAGCGTATCAACAAGGTGCTCATACCCTCCCTGCTGCTGGTGGTGGTAATCTCCCTGGTGCGCGCAGTCACCCTGCCGGGCAGCTACGAGGGAATCGCCTACCTGTTTACGCCCGACTGGTCCACCCTATCCCAGCCCACCATCTGGATCGAGGCTCTCACCCAGAACGCCTGGGACACCGGCGCGGCGTGGGGACTGATCCTGACCTACGCGGCCTACATGCGCTCAAAGGATGACGTGACCATCAGCGCCTTCCAGACCGGCATAGGCAACAACATCGTCTCCCTGCTGGCTGCCGTGACCATCTTCTCCACCGTCTTCGGCATCCTGGGCAGCGGCATGAGCAGCTCCGAGGTGCTGGGTATCATGCAGGATTCCGGCCCCGCCGGTACGGGACTCACCTTTATGTGGATGCCCCAGCTCTTCGCCGAGATGCCCGGGGGACCCATATTCGCCATTCTCTTTTTCCTGGGACTCACCTTTGCCGCCTTCAGCTCGCTGATCTCCATGATTGAACTCGCCAGCCGCGTTTTCGTCGACATGGGAGTTACCCGGACCAAGGCCGTGGCTGGAATATGCGTCGCCGGCTTTCTGCTGGGCATGCCCTCGGCCCTCTCCACCGATTTCCTGGCCAACCAGGACTTCGTCTGGGGCGTAGGCCTGCTTATCTCGGGCGCATTCATGTCCTTTGCCATCATCAGATACGGTCCCTCGAAGTTCCGCAGCGAGATCGTGAACATCGAGGAGAGCAACCATACGCTGGGTCCCTGGTGGGAAATAGTCATCAAGTACGTGGTGCCTGTAGAGGTCGTGACCCTGCTGGCCTGGTGGATCTACCAGAGCGCAGCCACCGACGCCTGGTTCAATCCCCTCAGCCCTTTCTCGCTGGCGACGGTGTTGCTGCAGTGGGGGGTGGCCATGGGACTGCTCTATTTCTATAACCGCCGCCTGGCCGGCAAGACCCGCGAGGAGTTTTCCGCGGGCGAATAA
- a CDS encoding DUF2723 domain-containing protein, producing the protein MFKDHRTTNKWLALFVFFASLLLYFFTMAPTASFWDAGEFIAVAHGLQVNHPPGAPFYSLLGRLFSMFMPSGYVAMSINFVSALTSALTVMLLYLIVVRLVREWKPEVDAMEAIDKMGMYGGALLGAFTFAVTDTFWFNAAEAEVYAISMFFTAAVVWMALKWSEHHREAHNERWLILIAYMFGLALGVHLLNLLAFFFVVLIVYFKKREFQFMTFLGAGLLSVLSFGVIYPFTIQTIPSIMDGIDQATYGLIGPIAFMVLVAALVGWALWYTHTRNHRLANLVVLAYTMILIGYSSYALIFIRSVADPPIDENDPETMEAFISYLEREQYGQTPLLTGYTYDNSQGRVNTEEETFLPRRYSQNPQHMQAYANYASDWDYFWSYQVNHMYIRYFNWNFIGRESDIQDTGWQAGFTESPYEDNPAHNSYFYLPFLIGLFGMIFHFQKDWKRALSVMVLFIMTGLAVIVFLNQTPDQPRERDYAYVGSYFAFAIWVGMGGVGLIQMVKEYLGRNLAAAGGVLGLCMLALPLWMGYQNFHDHDRSERYIASDYAYNLLNSVAPNGILFTNGDNDTFPLWYLQEVEGVRTDVRIVCLSLLNTDWYIKQLRDQWSHESAPLPIDLTNEEIEQMTSGYTRYQPDTLSIPVDKQLLRTAFSGDRSFKETIGVKPDTSLSLYREGVDFGIPVDSLDNEVSWYLQGRPAGTDQQGNEIRYLQIQDEMILHILRQNQWLRPVYFSNTVSSGSQLNLQDYFRFEGKAFRVVPQQREGSNYGWIDPEFHAKRLNDFRFRGWDNPDMYLDENIRRMLGNYRFSITELADRYRRLGNNESAVKWLDWGREKVPFLESNTGDFGTLALYAYSYAQAGDTEAALELVNKGQPEALDELSQVISRYDGVQSEYGALQEKINNARMNANMERQRRLKQQIQDLQSRFNNVQRDISRNLSHLMLMQRIYYLDGDTTLASQLADTVNDMTTSRVPFPTTEAENLEYLGQFGLD; encoded by the coding sequence ATGTTCAAGGACCACAGAACGACCAATAAATGGCTGGCCCTTTTCGTTTTTTTCGCCTCCCTCCTGCTCTACTTCTTCACCATGGCTCCCACCGCCTCGTTCTGGGACGCCGGTGAGTTTATTGCCGTGGCCCACGGACTGCAGGTGAACCACCCGCCGGGCGCCCCCTTTTACTCCCTGCTCGGGCGCCTTTTCTCCATGTTCATGCCCTCCGGCTACGTGGCCATGAGCATCAACTTTGTCAGCGCCCTCACTTCCGCACTCACCGTCATGCTGCTCTACCTTATCGTGGTGCGGCTGGTGCGCGAGTGGAAGCCGGAGGTGGACGCCATGGAGGCCATTGACAAGATGGGCATGTACGGCGGGGCCCTGCTCGGTGCCTTCACCTTTGCGGTAACTGACACCTTCTGGTTCAACGCCGCGGAGGCCGAGGTCTACGCCATTTCCATGTTCTTCACTGCCGCAGTGGTCTGGATGGCCCTCAAGTGGTCCGAACATCACCGCGAGGCCCACAACGAGCGCTGGCTCATCCTCATCGCCTACATGTTTGGACTGGCCCTCGGCGTGCACCTGCTCAACCTGCTCGCCTTTTTCTTCGTGGTGCTCATTGTCTACTTCAAGAAGCGCGAGTTTCAGTTTATGACCTTTCTGGGTGCGGGCCTGCTCTCGGTACTCTCCTTCGGCGTAATCTATCCCTTCACCATCCAGACCATCCCCTCCATCATGGACGGCATCGACCAGGCGACCTACGGCCTGATCGGACCCATTGCCTTCATGGTGCTGGTGGCCGCCCTGGTGGGCTGGGCCCTCTGGTACACGCATACGCGGAACCACCGCCTGGCCAACCTGGTGGTGCTGGCCTATACCATGATCCTCATAGGCTACTCCTCCTATGCGCTCATCTTTATCCGCTCGGTGGCCGATCCGCCCATTGACGAGAACGACCCGGAGACCATGGAGGCCTTCATCAGCTACCTTGAGCGCGAGCAGTACGGGCAGACGCCCCTGTTGACCGGCTACACCTACGACAACAGCCAGGGACGTGTGAACACCGAGGAGGAGACCTTCCTGCCCCGCCGCTACTCCCAGAATCCCCAGCACATGCAGGCCTACGCCAACTACGCCAGCGACTGGGACTATTTCTGGAGTTACCAGGTTAACCACATGTACATCCGCTATTTCAACTGGAACTTTATCGGCCGGGAGTCCGACATCCAGGACACCGGCTGGCAGGCCGGCTTCACCGAGAGTCCCTATGAGGACAATCCCGCGCATAATTCCTACTTCTACCTGCCCTTCCTGATTGGGCTCTTCGGGATGATATTCCACTTCCAGAAAGACTGGAAACGGGCGCTCTCGGTCATGGTGCTCTTTATCATGACGGGACTGGCCGTCATCGTCTTCCTCAACCAGACCCCCGACCAGCCGCGCGAGCGGGACTATGCCTATGTGGGATCCTACTTCGCATTCGCCATATGGGTGGGCATGGGAGGGGTCGGCCTTATCCAGATGGTCAAGGAGTACCTGGGACGAAATCTAGCAGCCGCTGGCGGAGTGCTGGGCCTCTGCATGCTGGCACTACCGCTCTGGATGGGCTACCAAAACTTCCATGACCACGACCGCAGCGAGCGCTATATCGCCTCGGACTACGCCTACAACCTGCTCAATTCGGTAGCCCCCAACGGTATACTTTTCACCAACGGCGACAACGACACCTTTCCCCTCTGGTACCTTCAGGAGGTAGAGGGTGTGCGCACCGACGTGCGCATCGTCTGTCTGAGCCTGCTCAATACCGATTGGTACATCAAACAGCTGCGTGACCAGTGGTCCCACGAATCCGCCCCGCTGCCCATCGACCTGACCAACGAGGAAATCGAGCAGATGACCAGCGGCTATACCCGCTACCAGCCCGACACCCTCAGCATTCCGGTTGACAAGCAGCTGCTGCGAACCGCCTTTTCCGGAGATAGAAGTTTCAAGGAAACCATCGGGGTAAAGCCTGACACCAGCCTTAGCCTCTACCGTGAAGGCGTGGACTTCGGCATACCGGTGGATTCTCTCGACAACGAGGTAAGCTGGTACCTGCAAGGTCGGCCCGCCGGAACCGACCAGCAGGGCAACGAGATCCGCTACCTTCAGATCCAGGATGAGATGATTCTGCACATCCTGCGGCAGAACCAGTGGCTGCGGCCCGTCTACTTCTCCAACACCGTCTCTTCGGGCAGCCAGCTCAACCTGCAGGACTACTTCCGTTTCGAAGGCAAGGCCTTCCGGGTGGTGCCACAGCAGCGCGAAGGTTCCAACTACGGCTGGATCGACCCGGAGTTTCACGCCAAGAGGCTCAACGACTTCCGTTTCCGCGGCTGGGACAACCCCGACATGTACCTTGATGAGAACATCCGGCGCATGCTGGGCAACTACCGCTTCAGCATCACCGAGCTGGCCGATCGCTACCGGCGCCTCGGCAACAACGAGAGCGCGGTGAAATGGCTGGACTGGGGACGAGAAAAAGTCCCCTTCCTGGAATCCAACACCGGCGATTTCGGCACGCTGGCCCTCTACGCCTACAGCTACGCACAGGCCGGAGATACCGAAGCGGCCCTGGAGCTGGTCAACAAGGGGCAGCCTGAAGCTCTGGATGAGCTCTCGCAGGTGATCAGCCGCTACGACGGCGTACAGTCTGAATACGGCGCCCTGCAGGAAAAGATCAACAACGCCCGCATGAACGCCAACATGGAGCGTCAGCGCCGGCTGAAACAGCAGATTCAGGATCTGCAGTCGCGTTTTAACAACGTGCAGCGCGACATCTCCCGCAACCTGAGTCACCTGATGCTTATGCAGCGTATCTACTACCTGGACGGAGACACGACCCTCGCCTCCCAGCTGGCCGACACCGTTAACGATATGACCACCAGCCGGGTACCCTTCCCCACCACGGAGGCGGAGAACCTGGAATACCTCGGTCAGTTCGGCCTCGATTAG
- the ybeY gene encoding rRNA maturation RNase YbeY, with amino-acid sequence MSGEYPLQLFNRSGTGVPLTPACAREAARLVEKGENCRFSLLEIVYVDEEAIREINREYLDRTYVTDIITFRYDTGEEASPAAETKSGIEATLYCCASRIAEQAADYGEGEGREFRRILLHGLLHLAGYGDDTPARKKEMTRREEHYLSMLDDR; translated from the coding sequence ATGTCCGGCGAGTATCCGCTGCAACTGTTCAACCGAAGCGGGACCGGCGTGCCGCTGACTCCGGCCTGTGCCCGCGAGGCTGCCCGTCTCGTTGAGAAAGGCGAAAACTGCCGCTTCTCCCTTCTGGAAATTGTGTACGTGGACGAGGAGGCCATCCGTGAGATCAACCGGGAGTACCTTGACCGGACCTATGTGACCGACATCATCACCTTCCGCTACGATACGGGGGAGGAAGCCTCCCCCGCTGCCGAAACCAAGTCGGGAATTGAAGCCACTCTCTACTGCTGCGCATCCCGCATCGCCGAGCAGGCCGCCGATTACGGGGAGGGCGAGGGACGGGAATTCCGCCGCATACTGCTTCACGGACTGCTGCACCTGGCGGGCTACGGCGACGACACTCCCGCCCGCAAAAAGGAGATGACCCGCCGGGAGGAGCACTACCTGAGCATGCTGGACGACCGCTAA
- a CDS encoding DUF445 family protein, which produces MDSDNNMIHEEDSGETALASAREKTRFYAGRLWEIIRRHSRIEELGEQATPGASPLERYRHHRPGLLTVLSAVPWLLAGFFACSFFWDFPGMSWTVWGYTLTFSGLLKIVSVSGLIGYLTNWLAITMLFKPAEKRPLLGHGLVPAQKDRIAYRLAQAVSEDLINPEIIKRRIHESGVITRYREQSTEYIRGVIDKPAFRAELKEWVVAYVDEMIADPEIRTAMARKIIREMEDALEGKAIEKVALRAYSFIKGQEMQEIVEEALVRLPDSIEGALNKTDELLDRLPEKIDEHSEAIENVVTSLLYKLINQLDVHALVEDNLRRYDDREISRIIRGATNEQLRYIQYLGAVLGMVGGFVIWEPLLSVAALLALGGLVLGADALLYRYGKRNP; this is translated from the coding sequence ATGGACAGCGACAATAACATGATACACGAGGAGGATTCCGGCGAGACAGCCCTGGCCTCGGCCCGGGAGAAAACCCGGTTCTACGCAGGCCGGCTCTGGGAGATCATCCGCCGGCACAGCCGCATCGAAGAGCTGGGCGAACAGGCGACTCCCGGCGCAAGTCCCCTGGAGCGCTACCGTCACCACCGTCCCGGCCTGCTGACCGTGCTTTCGGCCGTACCCTGGCTCCTGGCCGGGTTCTTTGCATGTTCCTTCTTCTGGGATTTTCCCGGGATGAGCTGGACGGTATGGGGCTATACCCTCACCTTCTCCGGCCTGCTCAAAATCGTCAGCGTCAGCGGACTCATCGGCTACCTCACCAACTGGCTGGCCATCACCATGCTCTTCAAGCCCGCTGAAAAGCGTCCCCTGCTTGGACACGGGCTGGTCCCCGCCCAGAAGGACCGCATCGCCTACCGGCTGGCGCAGGCGGTATCGGAAGACCTGATCAACCCCGAGATTATCAAACGGCGCATTCACGAGTCGGGGGTCATCACCCGCTACCGCGAGCAGTCCACCGAATACATCCGCGGGGTCATCGACAAGCCCGCCTTCCGCGCGGAGCTCAAGGAGTGGGTGGTGGCCTACGTAGACGAAATGATTGCCGACCCGGAGATCCGTACCGCCATGGCCCGTAAAATCATTCGCGAGATGGAGGATGCACTGGAGGGGAAGGCCATCGAGAAGGTAGCTCTCAGGGCCTACTCCTTTATTAAGGGACAGGAGATGCAGGAAATTGTCGAGGAGGCGCTGGTACGGCTTCCGGACTCCATCGAGGGCGCCCTCAACAAGACCGACGAGCTGCTCGACCGCCTCCCGGAAAAAATCGACGAGCACAGTGAGGCCATTGAAAACGTGGTTACTTCCCTGCTCTACAAGCTCATCAACCAACTGGACGTACATGCCCTGGTGGAGGATAACCTGAGAAGGTACGACGACCGGGAGATCTCCCGTATCATCCGCGGGGCTACCAACGAGCAGCTTCGCTACATCCAGTACCTGGGCGCCGTACTGGGCATGGTGGGCGGATTCGTGATCTGGGAGCCGCTGCTGAGTGTGGCGGCCCTGTTGGCGCTGGGCGGACTGGTCCTGGGCGCCGACGCCCTGCTCTACCGATACGGAAAACGTAACCCGTAG
- a CDS encoding carbon-nitrogen hydrolase family protein translates to MKTLKVAALQMNSQPDLDYNLDQAYRLVRQAAFEGCRMACLPENFSWMARPEERAGRAAEIASRSRAFLRETSAEFDIWIAGGTYPEPDGAPGGLIFARSELVGPDGELRASYDKMHLFDVDLPGGESYRESDFIAPGQGGPTVSEDPETGAVGLSVCYDLRFPELYRALSDRGAQMLLVPSAFTRTTGQAHWHPLLRARAIENTCWVVAAAQHGRHGDNRHTFGHALIADPWGEISAEKPEGTGMAVAELDPVRLEEVRRALPSLKHRRL, encoded by the coding sequence TTGAAGACTTTGAAGGTTGCCGCCCTGCAGATGAACAGCCAGCCCGACCTGGACTACAACCTGGACCAGGCCTACCGGCTGGTGCGCCAGGCCGCCTTCGAGGGCTGCCGCATGGCCTGCCTCCCCGAAAACTTCTCCTGGATGGCGCGCCCGGAGGAACGCGCCGGGCGGGCGGCGGAGATTGCCTCGCGCAGCCGCGCCTTCCTGCGGGAAACATCCGCGGAATTTGATATCTGGATTGCCGGAGGCACCTATCCCGAGCCGGATGGGGCGCCCGGGGGACTGATCTTCGCACGCTCGGAGCTGGTGGGACCCGACGGGGAGCTGCGCGCCTCCTACGACAAGATGCACCTGTTTGACGTGGATCTGCCCGGTGGAGAGTCCTACCGGGAATCGGACTTCATCGCGCCGGGGCAGGGGGGACCGACGGTGTCGGAAGATCCCGAAACGGGCGCTGTGGGCCTTTCGGTCTGCTACGACCTGCGTTTTCCCGAGCTCTACCGCGCGCTCTCGGACCGCGGGGCCCAGATGCTGCTGGTGCCCTCGGCCTTTACCCGCACCACCGGTCAGGCGCACTGGCACCCGCTGCTGCGCGCCCGCGCCATCGAGAACACCTGCTGGGTGGTGGCCGCCGCCCAGCACGGGCGGCACGGGGATAACCGGCATACTTTCGGACACGCCCTGATAGCGGACCCCTGGGGGGAGATATCGGCCGAAAAACCCGAGGGGACAGGCATGGCCGTCGCGGAGCTGGACCCGGTCCGCCTGGAAGAGGTGCGCCGCGCCCTTCCCTCGCTGAAACACCGCAGGCTGTAG
- a CDS encoding amidohydrolase family protein: protein MKAFKQLTLTLMAICLTAGAAIAQIPEKPEFGQFAITGADIYTVTDGVIEGGTVLIDGKTITAVGQNVTVPAGYQRIDAAGKRIYPGFIDAGTGGLGLIEVSAVPVTVDANEIGEFKPHVMAFTAINPHSAAIPVTRTNGITTVISPPGGGTIPGMATLIDLYGNSPDSMAVLQRAALVHDWPSSTGGGWWDNRSEQQIREQYEENVQDIQDYWDRAFAYNEMMNAWEQSPAGKEQPDKVPDLEAMRPVINGEIPVAIAVNDSRDILEVIEWTTAMEERGIRFILAGVDEGWLVADEIAESGLPAVVGPVLSTPSHGWFNYQTAYQNAGKLAEAGVKVAITAGDVENTRNLPFNAGYAATYGMGIEEALKAVTINPAEIFGVGDRLGSIEEGKQANLFIVNGDPFEPLSQVEQVWIEGFKIPMTDRHMKLYEQFLDRGVAGERN from the coding sequence ATGAAGGCATTCAAACAGCTAACGCTTACACTGATGGCCATCTGCCTCACGGCGGGCGCCGCCATCGCCCAGATTCCCGAGAAGCCCGAGTTCGGGCAGTTCGCCATCACGGGCGCCGATATCTACACCGTCACCGACGGCGTGATCGAGGGCGGTACCGTGCTTATCGACGGCAAGACCATAACCGCGGTGGGACAGAACGTCACCGTGCCTGCCGGCTACCAGCGCATCGATGCGGCCGGCAAAAGGATCTATCCCGGATTCATCGACGCAGGCACCGGGGGACTGGGCCTGATTGAGGTCAGCGCCGTGCCGGTAACGGTGGACGCCAACGAAATCGGCGAGTTCAAGCCCCATGTGATGGCCTTTACCGCCATCAATCCCCACAGCGCCGCCATCCCGGTGACGCGCACCAACGGCATCACTACGGTGATTTCGCCCCCGGGCGGCGGCACCATTCCAGGCATGGCCACCCTCATCGACCTTTACGGCAACTCACCCGACTCCATGGCTGTGCTGCAGCGCGCGGCGCTGGTGCACGACTGGCCCTCATCCACGGGGGGTGGCTGGTGGGACAACCGCTCCGAGCAGCAGATACGGGAGCAGTACGAGGAGAATGTGCAGGATATACAGGACTACTGGGACCGTGCCTTCGCCTACAATGAGATGATGAACGCCTGGGAGCAGAGTCCCGCCGGCAAGGAGCAGCCCGACAAGGTGCCCGATCTGGAGGCCATGCGCCCTGTTATTAACGGGGAGATCCCTGTAGCCATCGCGGTGAACGACTCCCGCGACATCCTGGAGGTGATCGAATGGACCACCGCCATGGAGGAGCGCGGCATTCGCTTCATACTGGCGGGTGTGGACGAGGGCTGGCTGGTGGCCGACGAGATTGCCGAATCAGGCCTGCCCGCCGTTGTGGGACCGGTACTGAGTACCCCCAGCCACGGCTGGTTCAACTACCAGACCGCCTACCAGAACGCCGGCAAGCTGGCCGAAGCGGGCGTGAAAGTAGCCATCACAGCCGGTGACGTGGAGAACACGCGCAACCTGCCTTTCAACGCCGGCTACGCCGCCACCTACGGCATGGGCATTGAGGAGGCGCTGAAAGCCGTAACCATTAACCCCGCCGAGATCTTCGGCGTGGGCGACCGCCTCGGAAGCATCGAGGAGGGCAAACAGGCGAACCTCTTCATCGTGAACGGCGATCCCTTCGAGCCGCTTTCTCAGGTGGAGCAGGTCTGGATCGAGGGATTCAAGATTCCGATGACCGACCGCCATATGAAACTTTACGAGCAGTTTCTGGACCGCGGAGTGGCCGGCGAGCGCAACTGA